The following are encoded in a window of Aromatoleum petrolei genomic DNA:
- the pbpC gene encoding penicillin-binding protein 1C: MSRRLRLALAAALTLLLVADQLFPPPLPGRAAPHAQVVLARDGTPLRAFPDRTHIWRHPVRQDEVSPRYLEALISYEDRFFRWHPGVNPLALLRAAGQWATSGRVVSGGSTLTMQVARILDPTPRTLRGKLRQMVRALQLELRLSKREILELYLGYAPMGGVLEGVEAASRAYLGKPAARLTEAEAALLTVLPQAPSLLRPDRYPERARAARDKVLARMARHWGAERVRDAREEPVIAQTVREPLLAPLFAERLRREHPRRPRVETTLDAGMQGMVEQLLASRLSVLPPRVSMAALVVDNATLEVLAYAGSADFGDESRFSHVDMVRATRSPGSTLKPFLYGLALDEGLIHSESLLADVPQSFAGYQPGNFQANFSGPVSVSHALQKSLNVPAVEVLDRLGPQRFVAQLRRGGLRLELPRGAVPNLSVILGGAATSLEGLVGAYSSFARGGIAARPRYTRDAPLEETRMMSAGAAFIVRDILESGGPLARAVEGGVGVRRGIAFKTGTSFGFRDAWSVGVSDRLTVGVWVGRPDGTPNPGFFGANIAAPLLIDVFSAVDGAPPGPRVPPAGVTLAKICWPLGTRSDDLPAGLCHEQRTAWILNGAAPPTLPDRLRGGAARYTDHRDADSGLRVRAGCAAGEMRAVEMARWPAALEPWLDSATRQHALPPAWAPACKDAVAPEAGLKIVGVSEGETIRRAGTGPAPELRLEARGGQDALTWLVNGVHVGRVAAGRTLLRKFPVAGPYRITAMDDAGRFDSVEISVR, from the coding sequence ATGAGCCGCCGCCTGCGCCTCGCGCTCGCCGCGGCGCTGACGCTGCTGCTCGTCGCCGACCAGCTCTTCCCGCCGCCCCTGCCGGGGCGCGCGGCGCCGCATGCCCAAGTGGTGCTGGCGCGCGACGGCACCCCCTTGCGCGCCTTCCCCGACCGCACGCACATCTGGCGCCATCCCGTCCGCCAGGACGAGGTGTCGCCGCGCTACCTCGAGGCGCTGATCTCCTACGAGGACCGTTTCTTCCGCTGGCATCCCGGCGTGAATCCGCTCGCGCTGTTGCGCGCTGCGGGGCAGTGGGCGACGAGCGGCCGCGTCGTGTCGGGCGGCTCCACGCTGACGATGCAGGTCGCACGCATCCTCGATCCGACCCCGCGCACGCTACGCGGCAAGCTGCGCCAGATGGTGCGCGCGCTGCAGCTGGAACTGCGCCTGTCCAAGCGCGAGATCCTCGAGCTCTACCTCGGCTACGCGCCGATGGGCGGCGTGCTGGAGGGCGTCGAGGCGGCCAGCCGCGCCTATCTCGGCAAGCCCGCGGCGCGCCTCACGGAAGCGGAGGCCGCGCTGCTGACGGTGCTGCCGCAGGCCCCCTCGCTGCTGCGGCCGGACCGCTACCCCGAGCGCGCACGGGCTGCGCGCGACAAGGTGCTGGCGCGCATGGCGCGGCACTGGGGCGCGGAACGCGTGCGAGACGCGCGCGAGGAGCCGGTGATCGCGCAGACGGTGCGCGAACCGCTGCTCGCGCCGCTGTTCGCCGAGCGCTTGCGCCGCGAGCATCCTCGCCGGCCGCGCGTGGAGACGACGCTGGACGCGGGCATGCAGGGCATGGTCGAACAGCTGCTCGCGTCGCGGCTGTCGGTGCTGCCGCCACGCGTGTCGATGGCCGCACTGGTGGTCGACAACGCGACGCTGGAAGTGCTCGCCTACGCGGGCTCGGCCGACTTCGGCGACGAGAGCCGCTTCTCGCATGTGGACATGGTGCGCGCGACGCGCTCGCCCGGCTCGACGCTGAAGCCCTTCCTCTACGGGCTGGCGCTCGACGAGGGCCTAATCCATTCGGAATCGCTGCTGGCCGACGTGCCGCAGTCCTTCGCGGGCTACCAGCCGGGCAACTTCCAGGCAAACTTCAGCGGCCCGGTGAGCGTGTCGCACGCGCTGCAGAAATCGCTGAACGTGCCGGCCGTGGAGGTGCTCGACCGTCTCGGGCCGCAGCGCTTCGTCGCCCAGCTGCGCCGTGGCGGCCTCAGGCTGGAACTGCCGCGCGGCGCCGTCCCCAACCTCAGCGTCATCCTGGGCGGCGCCGCGACGAGCCTGGAAGGCCTGGTCGGAGCGTACTCCTCGTTCGCACGCGGCGGCATTGCCGCCCGCCCGCGCTACACGCGCGACGCACCGCTCGAGGAGACGCGCATGATGAGCGCGGGCGCGGCCTTCATCGTGCGCGACATCCTCGAATCGGGCGGGCCACTCGCGCGCGCGGTCGAAGGCGGCGTCGGCGTACGGCGCGGCATCGCCTTCAAGACCGGCACGAGCTTCGGCTTCCGCGACGCCTGGTCGGTCGGCGTCAGCGACCGCCTGACGGTGGGCGTGTGGGTCGGCCGGCCCGACGGCACGCCCAACCCCGGCTTCTTCGGCGCGAACATCGCCGCGCCGCTGCTGATCGACGTGTTTTCCGCGGTCGACGGCGCGCCGCCCGGGCCGCGCGTTCCGCCCGCGGGCGTTACGCTGGCGAAGATCTGCTGGCCGCTGGGCACCCGTAGCGATGACCTGCCAGCCGGGCTGTGCCACGAGCAGCGCACCGCCTGGATCCTCAACGGCGCCGCACCGCCGACCCTTCCCGACCGCCTGCGCGGCGGCGCGGCGCGCTACACGGATCACCGCGACGCGGACAGCGGCCTGCGGGTGCGTGCCGGCTGCGCCGCCGGCGAGATGCGCGCCGTGGAGATGGCGCGCTGGCCCGCCGCGCTCGAACCGTGGCTGGACAGCGCAACGCGCCAGCACGCGCTGCCCCCCGCATGGGCGCCGGCGTGCAAGGATGCCGTCGCCCCCGAGGCGGGACTGAAGATCGTCGGCGTCAGCGAGGGGGAAACGATACGCCGCGCCGGCACCGGCCCGGCGCCCGAACTTCGGCTCGAAGCGCGCGGCGGGCAGGACGCCCTGACCTGGCTGGTAAACGGCGTGCACGTCGGGCGCGTGGCGGCGGGCCGGACGCTGCTGCGGAAATTCCCCGTCGCGGGCCCGTACCGGATTACCGCGATGGACGACGCGGGCCGCTTCGACAGCGTGGAGATCAGCGTCCGCTAG
- a CDS encoding HD-GYP domain-containing protein, whose amino-acid sequence MSDSLPKVGIEQLQVGMFVSLDLPWLDHPFMVNSFRITSEKQLATLRELGLRKIAYDPARSEAEPLQPGSAPPAPPVAVHEPEDAAQVEAKRQRVARMLEHRERIQSCEKAYGSCVDSTRNLLADLMRDPAAATAQAGAMVGDLASTFLEDAGATVMLVASRKRDDATHQHSLNVMILTMILAKGLGLKREVFEAAGMGALLHDIGASRISPIVLRAKERTRPEESLYRLHGEYGLQIVGKHVVPPVRAIIRDHHESVDGSGFPAGRKGPDINPLARMVAIANRYDNLCNPPSLAEAMTPAEALSQMFARESAHFDAFMLSAFIKELGVYPPGSFVRLSTGSIAIVVAVTPGNTLKPTVLVYEPGVPRRDALVLSLVDSDEVTIDAVLKPRTLPREVVEYLNPRMNLAYFAQRAHG is encoded by the coding sequence ATGTCGGACTCCCTCCCGAAGGTCGGTATCGAGCAACTGCAGGTCGGCATGTTTGTGTCGCTGGACCTGCCTTGGCTCGACCATCCCTTCATGGTCAATTCCTTTCGCATCACCAGCGAGAAGCAGCTCGCGACCTTGCGCGAACTGGGTCTGCGCAAGATCGCCTACGACCCGGCACGCTCCGAGGCCGAACCCCTGCAGCCCGGAAGTGCCCCGCCCGCGCCGCCGGTGGCCGTTCACGAGCCCGAGGACGCCGCGCAGGTCGAGGCCAAGCGCCAGCGTGTTGCGCGCATGCTGGAGCACCGCGAACGCATCCAGAGCTGCGAGAAGGCCTATGGCAGCTGCGTGGACTCGACCCGAAACCTCCTCGCCGACCTCATGCGCGACCCGGCGGCTGCGACCGCGCAGGCCGGAGCGATGGTCGGGGATCTCGCCTCCACCTTCCTAGAGGACGCCGGCGCAACCGTGATGCTGGTCGCCTCGCGCAAGCGCGACGACGCGACCCACCAGCATTCCCTCAACGTGATGATCCTGACGATGATCCTCGCGAAGGGGCTGGGCCTCAAGCGGGAGGTCTTCGAGGCCGCCGGCATGGGCGCGCTGCTGCACGACATCGGCGCGAGCCGCATCAGCCCGATCGTGCTGCGCGCGAAGGAGCGCACGCGGCCGGAGGAGTCGCTCTACCGGCTGCATGGCGAATACGGCCTGCAGATCGTCGGCAAGCACGTGGTGCCGCCGGTGCGTGCGATCATCCGCGACCACCACGAGAGCGTCGACGGCAGCGGTTTTCCCGCGGGGCGCAAGGGTCCAGACATCAACCCGCTTGCGCGCATGGTCGCGATCGCGAATCGCTACGACAATCTGTGCAACCCGCCCTCGCTCGCCGAAGCGATGACGCCGGCCGAGGCGCTGTCGCAGATGTTTGCGCGCGAGTCGGCGCATTTCGATGCCTTCATGCTGTCGGCCTTCATCAAGGAGCTGGGGGTCTATCCGCCCGGCTCCTTCGTGCGCCTGTCGACCGGCTCGATCGCGATCGTCGTCGCGGTCACGCCGGGCAACACGCTCAAGCCGACGGTGCTGGTGTACGAGCCGGGCGTGCCGCGGCGCGACGCGCTAGTGCTGAGCCTGGTCGACTCCGACGAGGTCACGATCGACGCCGTGCTGAAGCCGCGCACCTTGCCGCGCGAAGTCGTCGAATACCTCAATCCGCGCATGAACCTCGCGTACTTCGCGCAGCGCGCGCACGGCTGA
- the tpx gene encoding thiol peroxidase: MSTVTLGGNPIEVAGKFPQKGDTVPPLSLVGADLKDVTLADYAGKRKVLNIVPSLDTPTCATSTRKFNAEAGKLADTVVLVVSADLPFAAKRFCVAEGLDNVVTLSTMRGCNFMKDYGVEIASGPLVGVTARAVVVLDADNKVLHSQLVGEIKDEPDYAAALAALK; the protein is encoded by the coding sequence ATGAGCACCGTGACCCTGGGCGGCAATCCGATCGAAGTCGCCGGCAAGTTCCCGCAGAAGGGCGATACCGTCCCGCCGCTGTCGCTGGTCGGCGCCGATCTCAAGGACGTGACGCTCGCCGACTACGCCGGCAAGCGCAAGGTCCTCAACATCGTTCCCAGCCTCGACACGCCCACCTGCGCGACCTCGACGCGCAAGTTCAACGCCGAGGCGGGCAAGCTCGCCGATACCGTCGTGCTGGTCGTCTCCGCCGACCTGCCCTTCGCCGCCAAGCGCTTCTGCGTCGCGGAAGGGCTGGACAACGTCGTCACGCTGTCGACAATGCGCGGATGCAACTTCATGAAGGACTACGGCGTCGAGATTGCCTCCGGCCCGCTCGTCGGCGTCACCGCGCGTGCCGTCGTCGTGCTCGATGCCGACAACAAGGTGCTGCATTCGCAGCTCGTCGGCGAGATCAAGGACGAGCCGGACTACGCGGCGGCGCTTGCGGCGCTGAAGTAG
- a CDS encoding formate dehydrogenase subunit gamma, which produces MNSILRRRGGIGWLLALVAWLLALAGVPALAADTAAGAATAQVERQQAQPLNNAPVWREVRSGEVHFTTVRGPETGVLIQSEGQTWRQWRNGPITFYGGILLLVVPTAIALFYAVKGAVKLHGAPTGRRMQRFSLFERVVHWGTAVSFVVLGITGVCILFGKHIIEPILGNAALGGLLWAGKNVHNYLGPVFGVFTVLMILTFLRDNVWHAIDSVWIRKAGGIASGEHVPSGRFNFGEKTWFWIGVTLLGLIVAGSGLVMDFPNFGQTRADMQLANIIHGVGAIVLIALSLGHIYMGTIGVEGAYQSMRTGYVDETWAKEHHEHWYNEVKVERSGHP; this is translated from the coding sequence ATGAACTCGATCCTCAGGCGGCGTGGCGGCATCGGGTGGCTGCTGGCGCTGGTGGCGTGGCTGTTGGCGCTGGCCGGTGTGCCGGCGCTGGCAGCCGATACGGCGGCCGGGGCGGCCACGGCGCAGGTCGAGCGCCAGCAGGCGCAACCGCTCAACAACGCGCCGGTGTGGCGCGAAGTGCGCTCGGGCGAGGTGCACTTCACCACCGTGCGCGGCCCCGAGACCGGCGTGCTGATCCAGAGCGAAGGCCAGACCTGGCGGCAGTGGCGCAACGGCCCGATCACCTTCTACGGCGGCATCCTGCTGCTGGTGGTGCCGACCGCGATCGCGCTGTTCTACGCGGTGAAGGGCGCGGTCAAGCTGCACGGCGCGCCGACCGGCCGCAGGATGCAGCGCTTCAGCCTGTTCGAGCGCGTCGTCCATTGGGGCACCGCGGTCAGCTTCGTCGTCTTGGGCATCACCGGCGTATGCATCCTGTTCGGCAAGCACATCATCGAGCCGATCCTCGGCAACGCCGCGCTCGGCGGCCTGCTGTGGGCCGGCAAGAACGTGCATAACTATCTCGGGCCGGTGTTCGGCGTGTTCACGGTGCTGATGATCCTCACCTTCCTGCGCGACAACGTGTGGCACGCGATCGACAGCGTGTGGATCCGCAAGGCCGGTGGCATCGCCAGCGGCGAGCACGTGCCTTCGGGGCGCTTCAACTTCGGCGAGAAGACCTGGTTCTGGATCGGCGTGACCTTGCTCGGCCTGATCGTCGCCGGCTCCGGCCTCGTGATGGATTTCCCCAACTTCGGCCAGACGCGCGCGGACATGCAGCTCGCCAACATCATCCACGGCGTCGGCGCGATCGTCCTGATCGCCCTGTCACTGGGCCATATCTACATGGGCACGATAGGCGTCGAAGGCGCCTACCAGTCGATGAGGACCGGCTACGTGGACGAGACCTGGGCGAAGGAGCACCACGAGCACTGGTACAACGAGGTCAAGGTGGAGCGTTCGGGCCACCCCTGA
- the fdh3B gene encoding formate dehydrogenase FDH3 subunit beta: MARMKFLCDAERCIECNGCVTACKNEHEVPWGVNRRRVVTINDGVPGERSMSVACMHCSDAPCIAVCPTNVIYQTEEGIVLHDKDGCIGCGYCFYACPFGAPQFPNGPAAFGARGKMDKCTFCAGGPEENGSQAEFDKYGRNRIAEGKLPLCAEMCSTKALLAGDSSEISDIFRDRVLRRGKGVEAWGWMTAYGKDKEEAK; encoded by the coding sequence ATGGCACGCATGAAATTCCTGTGTGACGCCGAGCGCTGCATCGAGTGCAACGGCTGCGTCACCGCCTGCAAGAACGAGCACGAAGTGCCCTGGGGCGTGAATCGCCGCCGCGTCGTCACCATCAACGACGGGGTGCCGGGCGAACGTTCGATGTCGGTCGCGTGCATGCACTGCTCGGACGCGCCGTGCATCGCGGTGTGCCCGACCAACGTCATCTACCAGACCGAGGAAGGCATCGTCCTGCACGACAAGGACGGCTGCATCGGCTGTGGCTACTGCTTCTACGCCTGCCCCTTCGGCGCGCCACAGTTCCCCAACGGCCCGGCGGCCTTCGGCGCACGCGGCAAGATGGACAAATGCACCTTCTGCGCCGGCGGTCCCGAGGAGAACGGCTCGCAGGCCGAATTCGACAAATACGGACGCAACCGCATCGCCGAAGGCAAGCTGCCGCTGTGCGCCGAGATGTGCTCGACCAAGGCGCTGCTCGCCGGCGACTCCTCGGAGATTTCGGACATCTTCCGCGACCGCGTCCTGCGCCGCGGCAAGGGCGTCGAGGCCTGGGGCTGGATGACCGCCTACGGCAAGGACAAGGAGGAGGCGAAATGA
- a CDS encoding molybdopterin-dependent oxidoreductase — MLTRKSTQATGAARQLRSSAARHFGQTMDRRTFLKRSGLGVGAGALAAQLPYNLIGSADAASPEAAGAAGDASVRRTVCTHCSVGCAIDAVVKNGVWIRQEPVFDSPINLGAHCAKGASIREHGHGEHRLKYPMKLVDGKYQKITWEQAIQEVGDRLLKIREESGPDAVYWIGSSKHSNEQSYLMRKFVSFFGTNNMDHQARICHSTTVAGVANTWGYGAMTNSYNDMQNAKAMMFIGSNAAEAHPVSLLHILHAKENGAKMIVVDPRFTRTAAKADYYVRLRSGTDIPFIWGLLYHIFQNGWEDEEYIRQRVYGFDKVREEVAKWTPDKVQEVTGIPEEQVRTVAETLAKNKPSTVVWCMGQTQHTVGNANVRAMCILQLALGNVGVAGGGTNIFRGHDNVQGATDVGPNPDSLPGYYGLAAGSWKHWCRVWGVDYEWVKARYKSEELMTKSGITVSRWIDGVLENPELIDQPGGNLRAVVYWGHAPNSQTRGAEMVEAMKKLDTLVVIDPYPSATASMAAMVRKDGVYLLPACTQFETSGSATASNRSLQWREKVIEPLFESKPDQTIMYAFAKKFGFGDELVKNIPLVKDKDGWDEPVPEDILREINRGTFTIGYTGQSPERLKLHMQNMHTFDVKTLKANGGPCDGEYFGLPWPCYGTPELKHPGTPNLYDTSKHVMDGGGNFRANFGVEKDGVSLLAEEGSASKGAELQMGYPEFDDVLLKKLGWWDELTDTEKAAAEGRNWKTDLSGGIIRVAMKNHGMHPFGNAKARALVWNFPDPVPLHREPIYSPRPDLVEKYPTHDDKMKFWRLPTLYKSLQEKVKDISKEYPLIMTSGRLVEYEGGGEETRSNPWLAELQQEMFAEVNPKDANDAGFRNGDYIWVESPTKAKLKVRAQVTQRVAPGTVFLPFHFSGWWQGKDMLEFYPEGAAPIVRGEAVNTATTYGYDVVTMMQETKTTLCRVSKA, encoded by the coding sequence ATGCTCACGAGGAAATCCACCCAGGCGACGGGCGCCGCCCGTCAGCTGCGCAGCTCGGCGGCGCGGCACTTCGGCCAGACCATGGACCGGCGCACCTTCCTCAAGCGCTCGGGCCTCGGCGTGGGCGCCGGCGCGCTGGCGGCGCAGCTGCCCTACAACCTGATCGGCAGCGCCGACGCGGCCAGCCCCGAAGCGGCAGGCGCCGCGGGCGACGCGAGCGTGCGCCGCACCGTGTGCACGCACTGTTCGGTGGGCTGCGCGATCGACGCGGTGGTCAAGAACGGCGTGTGGATCCGCCAGGAGCCGGTGTTCGATTCGCCGATCAACCTCGGCGCGCACTGCGCCAAGGGCGCGTCGATCCGCGAGCATGGCCACGGCGAGCACCGCCTGAAGTACCCGATGAAGCTGGTCGACGGCAAGTACCAGAAGATCACCTGGGAGCAGGCGATCCAGGAAGTGGGCGACCGCCTGCTGAAGATCCGCGAGGAATCCGGCCCCGACGCCGTGTACTGGATCGGCTCGTCGAAGCACAGCAACGAGCAGTCCTACCTGATGCGCAAGTTCGTGTCCTTCTTCGGCACGAACAACATGGACCACCAGGCGCGTATCTGCCACTCGACCACCGTCGCCGGCGTCGCCAACACCTGGGGCTACGGCGCGATGACGAACTCCTACAACGACATGCAGAACGCGAAGGCGATGATGTTCATCGGCTCCAACGCGGCGGAAGCGCACCCGGTGTCGCTGCTGCACATCCTGCATGCCAAGGAGAACGGCGCCAAGATGATCGTCGTCGACCCGCGCTTCACGCGTACGGCGGCCAAGGCCGACTACTACGTGCGCCTGCGCTCGGGCACCGACATCCCCTTCATCTGGGGCCTGCTGTACCACATCTTCCAGAATGGCTGGGAGGACGAGGAATATATCCGCCAGCGCGTCTACGGCTTCGACAAGGTGCGCGAGGAAGTTGCGAAGTGGACGCCCGACAAGGTGCAGGAAGTCACCGGCATCCCCGAGGAGCAGGTGCGTACCGTCGCCGAGACGCTGGCGAAGAACAAACCCTCGACCGTCGTATGGTGCATGGGTCAGACCCAGCACACCGTCGGCAACGCCAACGTGCGCGCGATGTGCATCCTGCAACTCGCGCTCGGCAACGTCGGCGTCGCGGGCGGCGGCACCAACATCTTCCGCGGCCACGACAATGTGCAGGGCGCCACCGACGTCGGCCCCAACCCGGACTCGCTGCCCGGCTACTACGGCCTGGCCGCGGGCTCGTGGAAACACTGGTGCAGGGTGTGGGGCGTGGATTACGAGTGGGTCAAGGCGCGCTACAAGTCCGAGGAGCTGATGACCAAGTCCGGCATCACCGTGTCGCGCTGGATCGACGGCGTGCTCGAGAACCCGGAACTCATCGACCAGCCCGGCGGCAACCTGCGTGCGGTGGTGTACTGGGGCCACGCGCCGAACTCGCAGACGCGCGGCGCGGAGATGGTCGAGGCGATGAAGAAGCTCGACACCCTGGTCGTCATCGACCCCTACCCGTCGGCGACCGCGTCGATGGCGGCGATGGTGAGGAAGGACGGTGTGTACCTGCTGCCCGCGTGCACGCAGTTCGAGACTTCCGGCTCGGCCACCGCGTCGAACCGCTCGCTGCAGTGGCGCGAGAAGGTCATCGAGCCGCTGTTCGAGTCCAAGCCCGACCAGACGATCATGTACGCCTTCGCGAAGAAGTTCGGCTTTGGCGACGAGCTCGTGAAGAACATCCCGCTGGTGAAGGACAAGGACGGTTGGGACGAGCCGGTGCCCGAGGACATCCTGCGCGAGATCAACCGCGGCACCTTCACGATCGGCTACACCGGCCAGTCGCCCGAGCGCCTGAAGCTGCACATGCAGAACATGCACACCTTCGACGTGAAGACGCTGAAGGCCAACGGCGGCCCGTGCGACGGCGAGTACTTCGGCCTGCCGTGGCCGTGCTACGGCACGCCCGAACTCAAGCACCCGGGCACGCCCAACCTGTACGACACCTCCAAGCACGTGATGGACGGCGGCGGCAACTTCCGCGCCAACTTCGGCGTCGAGAAGGACGGCGTGTCGCTGCTCGCCGAGGAAGGCTCGGCGTCCAAGGGCGCCGAGCTGCAGATGGGCTACCCCGAGTTCGACGACGTGCTGCTGAAGAAACTCGGCTGGTGGGACGAGCTCACCGACACCGAGAAGGCCGCCGCCGAGGGCAGGAACTGGAAGACCGACCTCTCCGGCGGCATCATCCGCGTCGCGATGAAGAACCACGGCATGCACCCCTTCGGCAACGCCAAGGCGCGCGCGCTGGTGTGGAACTTCCCCGACCCGGTGCCGCTGCACCGCGAGCCGATCTACTCGCCGCGCCCGGATCTGGTCGAGAAGTACCCCACGCACGACGACAAGATGAAGTTCTGGCGCCTGCCGACGCTGTACAAGTCGCTGCAGGAAAAGGTCAAGGACATCTCCAAGGAGTATCCGCTGATCATGACCTCGGGGCGCCTCGTGGAGTACGAGGGCGGCGGCGAGGAGACGCGCTCCAATCCCTGGCTCGCCGAGCTGCAGCAGGAGATGTTCGCCGAGGTGAACCCCAAGGACGCCAACGACGCCGGCTTCCGCAACGGCGACTACATCTGGGTCGAATCGCCGACCAAGGCGAAACTCAAGGTGCGCGCCCAGGTCACGCAGCGCGTCGCGCCGGGCACGGTGTTTCTGCCCTTCCACTTCTCGGGCTGGTGGCAGGGCAAGGACATGCTCGAGTTCTATCCGGAAGGGGCGGCGCCGATCGTGCGCGGCGAGGCGGTCAACACCGCGACGACCTACGGCTACGACGTCGTGACGATGATGCAGGAAACCAAGACCACCCTGTGCCGCGTATCCAAGGCCTGA
- a CDS encoding TorD/DmsD family molecular chaperone: MNAPATIFQPQHPLPGDVPVLTDEDRARAHHYALLGNLFFGAPEAPLLAALVASARVLGSGDTPFAVAWAGLGEVAADSDARGLHDEYHTLFYGVGRPEVMLFGSFYLAGFLMEEPLAELRDDLAELGLARRPGVAETEDHIAALAEVMRHLVLTGPDEAGLARQRRFFVRHLQPWYVRLADALAAAPQARFYARTGALMRVFFDIESEAFAME, encoded by the coding sequence ATGAACGCACCTGCCACGATCTTCCAGCCGCAGCACCCGCTGCCCGGCGACGTCCCGGTGCTCACCGACGAGGACCGGGCGCGCGCGCACCATTACGCGCTGCTGGGCAACCTGTTCTTCGGTGCGCCCGAAGCGCCGCTGCTCGCTGCGCTGGTCGCCTCCGCGCGCGTGCTCGGCAGCGGCGACACGCCGTTCGCGGTCGCCTGGGCCGGGCTCGGCGAGGTCGCCGCGGACAGCGACGCGAGGGGCCTGCATGACGAATACCACACCCTGTTCTACGGCGTCGGCCGGCCCGAGGTGATGCTCTTCGGCTCCTTCTATCTCGCCGGCTTCCTCATGGAGGAGCCGCTCGCCGAACTGCGCGACGACCTTGCCGAGCTGGGCCTCGCGCGCCGCCCGGGGGTGGCCGAGACCGAGGATCACATCGCCGCGCTCGCCGAGGTCATGCGTCACCTCGTGCTCACCGGCCCCGACGAGGCCGGCCTTGCGCGGCAGCGGCGCTTTTTCGTCCGTCATCTGCAGCCCTGGTACGTGCGTCTCGCCGACGCGCTCGCCGCGGCGCCGCAGGCACGGTTCTATGCCCGCACCGGTGCGCTGATGCGGGTGTTTTTCGACATCGAGAGCGAAGCTTTCGCAATGGAGTAG